The following is a genomic window from Thaumasiovibrio subtropicus.
TTTACTTCATACTAGGAGCTGTGCGGTATAAAACCTCATTTCTTGGAGAAGATGTTAATATTTTAGCAATTACTTACTTCTCTATTATTAGTCTACATATTGCTCTCGTGGCTTTTCTATACTTTAAAAAGCACAGCTGTTTTTTACTGTCTGTTTTGGCATTGGTGTCTTCATGTTTGTTGTCTCTAGTCGCGGTTTATTCCGGTTCGAAAGTTATTTTAATTAGTTATCCGATTGCACTAGTGTTGATGTTCTTAGCTAGAAATACAGAGCCTAAATCGGTGCTGCTTTTACTGTTGCTGCCAACGGTTGTTGGGCTTGGAGGCATGTTTGTCGGTAGTGGTAATGAAGAGTCTTTAATGCAACGTGTACAAACCGACGTGACTGGTGATTCTGTGCATCATACTTCTACTGAGCTGAGGCTAGAAATGTGGTTGAGTGGCTATCATGCATTCAAGTCAAATCCGGTATTTGGTGCAGGATTTAAAAGTCGTAAAGAGATTCACAATCAGCTTGTCGATGATGGTGTACTTACAATGTATAAAGTGAGGAATGGCAAAGAGTCACTGCATAACGAAGTCATCAATTCTTTGGCGAAGAAAGGAGTAGTAGGACTGATTATTGTCAGCCTTCTATACCTCGTTCCTTTAAAGCTCTTTTGGCATTATCGTGAAGAGGAATCGGATAATCGATATCTGTCATACGCAGGTGTTTTGACTGTTATAGGGATGGTGGTTATCGGTTTCACAGAAGCGCCGTTAATGGGGATCAGTACTTCTGCTTATTATGCGGTTCTAATGATATTGCTCGCTTTGAGTTTAAAGCGAGAGACGAAAAGTGATAGTTAAACGAAAGCGCCGTATGGCGCTTTTGTTTTTTAGCCGCTTACTGACTTTGGTCATAACCTGCTAGCAACGCTTGCCAATCACTCGCTTGATAGCTAATCGCACCTTTGCGTTGCTGTTTATCTAACGAGCGCTTTAGGCGCGCTAAGTTGGCTGCTTTCCACGCTTCCCCTTTCCTCGTCTGGCATTTATCAAAGTCGATAATCCAAACGTTCTCTTTATCATCGAGCAGGATATTTTTGATGTTGAGATCGGTATGACACACTTGCGCGCGATGCATTTTTTGTATTTCCCTGCCGATCATTTCCCAATGTGTTTGGGTGACGCGATCGGTGTTGAGGATATCGATCATGTCTGCCGCATTGGGGACGCGAGCTGTCAATAGATCCCCTTGATAGCACCCTAGAAAACGAGTCACTTTTGCGGCTACGGGGGTGGGGACGTTAACGCCGGCTTCTGTTAAGTGTTTAAGCAATCGAAACTCTTTAAAGGGGCGCGTGTTTTCTAATCCCGTGAACAGATAGTACTGTTTAATGAGTTTGCCGAATAACCCACCTCGATAGTAGTGCCGCAATGCCAGTTGCTGATTGCTCGCCTGTAAGAACCATGTTGTGCCTCGGCCTGTCGCACTGCCGATGATAGCGCTTTTCTCACGCCAGTAATCAATGTTGAACACGTGTTGAGGATCATCTTGAAGTTGGCTTTCATCATAGAGAATGGTTTGTGCTTGTTGTGTCAGGGTCTTCAACATGGCTTTCGTCGAGTGGGGAGTGGGATGTGATATATTAGCATCAAATTTTATGAACTCATCATTTGCTGTCGCGCGCGAGATTGAATCCTATGCCAACCATGACCCCCGTTCCCTTTGCTCAGCCCCCACGTTCTATTTGTGTGTTGCGACTGTCTGCGATTGGCGACGTATGCCATGCACTGTCTGTGGTACAAGCAATGCAAAAGGCATGGCCTGAATGTCAGATTACATGGATTGTGGGGAAGGTCGAGTACCAACTGCTGCATGACTTGCCGGGTATTCGGGTGTTTGCCTATAACAAACGGGAAGGCATTAAGGGTATGAAAGCGATTTGGCAGCAATTGACATCGCAGCGCTTTGACGCGCTATTGATGATGCAGGTCGCGTTGCGAGCCAGTGCGTTATCGCTCGGTATTAAAGCC
Proteins encoded in this region:
- a CDS encoding 3-deoxy-D-manno-octulosonic acid kinase → MLKTLTQQAQTILYDESQLQDDPQHVFNIDYWREKSAIIGSATGRGTTWFLQASNQQLALRHYYRGGLFGKLIKQYYLFTGLENTRPFKEFRLLKHLTEAGVNVPTPVAAKVTRFLGCYQGDLLTARVPNAADMIDILNTDRVTQTHWEMIGREIQKMHRAQVCHTDLNIKNILLDDKENVWIIDFDKCQTRKGEAWKAANLARLKRSLDKQQRKGAISYQASDWQALLAGYDQSQ
- a CDS encoding O-antigen ligase family protein — its product is MAIFEASMTRTEKVLNGVALLFPSAVMLGHDGIIVSLLVLLVAALCHIKDRQGGAGPYRLLIWTFVSVIILSIPNVVLDGGSMTALDAPSRYLIGALVLWGLRKQQVSLKILFLGAILAGFVSFLIYPVYLYFILGAVRYKTSFLGEDVNILAITYFSIISLHIALVAFLYFKKHSCFLLSVLALVSSCLLSLVAVYSGSKVILISYPIALVLMFLARNTEPKSVLLLLLLPTVVGLGGMFVGSGNEESLMQRVQTDVTGDSVHHTSTELRLEMWLSGYHAFKSNPVFGAGFKSRKEIHNQLVDDGVLTMYKVRNGKESLHNEVINSLAKKGVVGLIIVSLLYLVPLKLFWHYREEESDNRYLSYAGVLTVIGMVVIGFTEAPLMGISTSAYYAVLMILLALSLKRETKSDS